From the Methanocella sp. genome, the window TTCATAGTCCGGGTCCATGTCGAACGCCATCTCCGCGTGGTCGCCGATTGAATGAAGGCGGAATATTTCGGTCGATTTCGCTCCCAGATAAAGGTATGCCTTGAGGGCTTTTTCCGCCGCCTGCTGAAAATGGAATAAGGCCAGGTAGAACCTTCCTCTTTTCCTCAGCTCGCCAGCATCATCGAACTCGTCCTTTGCCTGTGTTAGCCACCGTAAGGCTTCTTCCTTAGCCGGCCTTCTCATAGACTACCTTCCCCTTTACGACATTTTGAAGAAACGCGCTTGTCGGCAACCGCTCTCTGAATTCTCTATCGTTATATATGATAAGGTCCGATGCAACTCTTCTTTCAATGGTATCATAGACGATGTCCATCCATTCTTTCCCCGCCCGGGTGGAAGGCATGAGCACAAACAGGTCAAGATCGCTATTTACGTCTACCTCATCCATGGTAAACGACCGAAAACGATGATCTTTAATGCCCCAAGGTTTTTTAGCTGGCTTACTATAGATTCTAAAGCCTCCTGTAGCCTTGCTTTTCTTTCCTTTTTTCTCTCTAAGATTTTATCGAGTTCAGACATACCGGGATCCCTGTTCGAGAATGTTTTTAATAGGATTTAGGCCGTCCCATAAAATATATCCTCATGTTACGAGGGCATGGGAAGGGCTATATAGGTTTTACTCTGATATTTAGCCACAACAATAAGCGGTAATTTTTCTCCTTCATCTTTTACGCTCATGTATCCATGTTAATACAATATTATATGTTCTTATTAACTTAAACGCATACAGTATATCCTATGATTGTATTTCCTGTAAACAAATTAAAGAGAAACTACCAAGATGGCGGCGATACGAATTATCATGTGTAACAATATGCGGTCGTCGAGGCGTTTCGGACTCGCCGGCCGTTCCCGTGGAGTTGATCCCTCCGGTTGGTAACACGAAAGCACGAATTCTTTTATATCCCACGTAAGGGGCACTAAAATCACTAAGGCTCATGCCTTGTGTTCAAAACACGAAACAACCTCCCGAATGAACACCAAACCACCAAAGGATTGAAACACGAGGACGGCATGATCCTTATATTTTATTTTATATGCTTTTTCTAGTGTTTCAATTAATTTAGTGGGGTCCGTGCCCCTTCGAGAGGTTGTTTAGTGTTTTAACGTGAAAGCATCTACTTTAGTGCAGTTCGTGCCCCTTACGTGGGACTAAAAAGTCTTTCGTGTTTTAGTGTTAAAAAACCGAACAAATCAGCGAACGACACAAACAAAGACGAACGATCACATAACAAACACGGAACTACCGGCCTTTGTGGTGAAAAGTACTGTCCTCCGTACACTCCGAGACTTAAAAAGGCATGTTCAACACAGCACTTAGCTTTAAAAATGCTTTGATTGTTATCACTCTTCGACGGCCGGTATCATGACCACGAACCTTGCGCCCTGCGTGTGATCACCAACTACCCGGTCTTCCACCCATACTTTGCCGCCATAGCTGTCCACGAGTGATTTGACGATGTATAACCCCAGGCCCATGCCTCTCGCTTTATTTGAGCCCTTCAATGTCCTATTAAATATCGTGGCCTTTTTATCGTCCGGGATGCCCGGCCCATTATCTTCCACCGCCACCCGACAATATTTAACGCCATTATTGTCCGCGATATCCAGATCTAAAGTGATGCGTGCCTTATCACCCGTATGCTTTATAGCATTAGTTATTAGATTGGCGTATATGTCAAGTAGTAATTCGTTGGCCCTGACCAGGCAATGCTCATGGCAATTAACGTTTAAAATGACACTCTTGTTAGGAAATGCCCCAAATTCCCTTTGTAAATTCGCGAGCAGAGGGATAATATCAATATCCTCTGTCTGAAACTTCCCATCGCGGAGTTTTTGAAGCTTCCTAACGTTGTCTATAAGCTGTGTACTTCTTTTTAAAACCTCGACTGGTTTATCGAGGAGCAATGTCTGTTCCTCGCCCTGCAGCGTGTCCTTCGCCAGCTCAAGGTAGCCTAAAGCGATCTGATGCATATTATTTATATCATGGCCCATAAGGTCGAGATAAAGTTCTGCTTGCATCCTGGCCTCGCTCAACTCCTTTTCCATCTTTTTAATCTCGGTGATATCCTGGTTGATTACGACCGCCCCGATGATGCTCCCCTTGGAGTCTCTCATCGGCGCCGAGGAAACAAGTATCGTGCTGTATAGACCATCGAACCGTTGAATATCCAGCATGAGGCCGATAACGGTCTCGCCTTTTAACGCCCTGGTAGTGGCTCTTTCCTCATTTTTTAAGGACTTATCTGTATCCGTCCGCCACGCCTTATAAACATCAAATTCGTTCCACTTCTTCACCATCGGCGCGGTTCCACCCCATATTTTAACCGCAATTTCATTTTGAACAAGTACGGCTCCCGTCATATCATAAATGAATAATCCTACCGGCAATGCGTCAATGATGGCTTTTAAGCGAGCATACTGCTCATCAACCTCTTTTAACAACCGCTCACGCTCTGCCTCGGCCCGCTTATTCTCAGTAATGTCAATAGCCGTAATAATCCCGGCAGGCGAACCCATAAAATCAAGAAATCCCGCGGAAACGTCTACCCATTTCTCTTCACCGCTTTTTGTTTTTACTTTAACATCATATCGTTGGGGCACTTGTTGGCCCTTGGGCAGATCGAACGCACGGTTTTTAATAAACTCCAGATGGTCGGGGTGTATAAGGTCGAAATAATCAATTGATGATAGCTCTTCTTTTGTATACCCGGAAAGCAGTTCCGCCGCATGGTTAACATAAAGGTTCTTTTTACCCTGATACACGAGGATCGCTGCCGAAGAGGTTTCCGCTAAAACGCTGAACTTTCTCTCGCTCTCCCGCAAAGCCTCCTCGGCCCGTTTGCGTTCGGTGATATCGACGCACATTACAATCACAGCGGGCCTTCCCCCCAATATGGGAACCGTCCAAGAACAATCCAGCCATATTTCCCTCCCATCTTTTCCAATTACCTTGAGTTCGGATCTCGATGGGCCGACCCATCCCTGCTGTCTCGCATTACCTGCCCAGCGGATATATTCCTTTTTTTCTTGAGGCATCACGTCCCAGTACTTTAAATGCTTGCATTCCTCGACCGTATATCCGGCAATCGCAGCGAGCGCCCGATTAATATAAATAATGTCTTCATCCTGGACAAGCAGAATGCCGACATTAGCCGAATCAGCCAACAAATGGAACTTCTCCTCGCTATTCCGCAGCGCCTCCTCGGCCTGCTTGCGTTCACTGATGTCCCTTATCACGCCTACCTGGTAGAGAGGCCGCCTCGCATCATCGTAAACCGTTCTGCCTAATGCCTCAACCCAAAAGGTTTGACCCCCTTTCCCCTGCCACTTAAACTCAGTTGGAAAGCTCTCACCACTCGCCAGGCTCTTCTCGAATTTCCGGGATACGTACTCCCGGCAATCCGGGGTGATGAACTCGAAGATGTTACGAGATAATAATTCTTCAGACTGGTACCCGTATTGAGATATCTGCGGGCTGACAAAGATGATGGCGCCATCAGGCTTGACCACATACACTAAATCAAGAAAGTTCTCTATAAGCGACCAATTCTCTTCCCAGCTATCAGCCGGAGCCCCCGATTTTTGCCCGCTACTCATAGAACCTTTAAGTTTCTGCCACGTGCATTAAAAAAAACCTCTTTAAAACATAAGTAAGATTTATTTATTAAAGAAATTAACGATTAAACCACCAAACTGGAAGCAGGGCTAGCATTTATTATATTAACCACAAAATTTAAAAGTCTAACTTTCAATAATCACTTCTAAACTGCTGGCAGCATGACCACGAACCCACCCTATTGGCCTGACAGAGATTTTTTTTTCTAAAACGCTGCTTTTGGCTGATGCCAATTCAAGCAGGGCTTGGAAGCAGCGCGGCGAAGCCCGTGCACGCTGACAAGACCGGCCCTGAGGTAGGAGCATCCGAAACGCCGAGTAGCCTTGCATCAGCAAGGCGTCGACCCGCTAAAAGAAAAAAGATTTAACCCTTATATTACTCAATGACCTTTGTAGTTCTCGCAATGTTAACCGCCGCCTCACGGGGCAGGTCTTTGTCCCCTAAAATGGTGTACCGCTCTGGCCTGATATTATGGGCTTTAACCAGCGCCTCTATTATATATTTATCATCGATGCCTAGCTCGGCAGCCGTAGTCGGGGCGCCAATAGTCTTTAATGCATCCCTGATGCGCTGCCAGTCGCCGCCGTGCAGGTACATCATCATGATGGTGCCGACGCCGCACTGCTCGCCGTGTAAGGCGGGCTTAGGGGCGATCTGGTCGAGCATGTGGGAGAACTTGTGCTCGCTGCCGCTCGCGGGGGCGGAAGAGCCCGCGATGCTCATGGCGACGCTCGACGAGACGAGGGCCTTGACCACCAGGCGAACGGACTCCTCGAGCCCGGGCTTGATATCCCGGGCGTAATCCAGCACCATGCGGGCGGTCATCTCCGAAAGGGCCGCGGAATACTCGGAAATATAGGTGTTGCGGAGCCTGGCGGCCAGCCGCCAGTCGAGCACCGCCGTGTAATTCGAAATGATGTCGCCGCAGCCCGAGGCGAGCAATCTATACGGCGACTTCATGATGATTCCCGTGTCGGCGATGACGCACAGCGGCGCCTCCGCCTGGTTGGAAACAGACTTGCCGTTCTGGATGATGGATGCCCTGGACGAGGCGATGCCGTCGTGGGAAGCCGCAGTCGGGACGCTGATGAAGTACATGTCGAGCTGTGATGACGCCAGCTTGGCGATGTCGATGGCCTTGCCGCCTCCTACGCCCAGTAAAAATTCGGCGTTGGCGTCCTTCGCGGCCGACTTGGCTTTTTCCACGTTCTCCATCGTAGCGCTCTCGACGATTAAAAAATCGGCCTCGTATCCGTTCTTCCGGAGGCTCTCGGCGACCGCGTCGCCGGCGATGCCCTTCGTGGTCCTGCCCGTGACTATGAGCGCACGGCCCTTGAGGCGCATGGAGCGGCAAATCGGGCCCACGCTCTCCAGGGCGCCGGGCCCTGCGATAACGTTGCGCGGGAGCTGCATCCACTTTTCGCTGTGCTTAGATATATTTATGTCAAGTTCACCCGTATAGACACCCCGATGGATTTCATGGACATAGGCTCATTCATCGCCAAATACTTTATCGACCCTATAATCTACAATGAAGGCTACAACGTCGTAAATACGCTGACCTACGCTATTATCCTTGGTATAAGCCTCTTTGCCATATTAAAGTTAATGGAGTTACTGAAGCTCAAGATAGACGAGCGCCTGATAATGGCGACGGCGCCCTACATCATCCTGGGGGCCTCGCTGCGGAACCTGGAGGACGTCCACCTGCTCTCGCCCCCGCTGAGCTATATGTTCATCACGCCGCTCGTGTACGTGCTGGCGTTCCTCATCACGCTGGCGGTGCTGCTCATCTGCGTCTACCTGGAGAGGTCCGGCCGGGCCGGGGACTACTCGAAGCCGTATTTCTGGGCGGGCATCGCCGGCATCGTCATCGTCTGGGGCACCCTGCTGCTGACGCAGCCGGTGTGGGTCTGGTGGGCGCCGATCGTCGTCATCGCGCTGGCCTTCACCTTCACCGGGGTCATATACCTCATCGCCCGCCGCCTGAAAATAGGCTTCCTCACCATGCCCCTGAACGTCGCCATCCTTGGGGCACACATGTTCGACGCCTCCTCCACGTTCACGGCCGTGGACATCGTGACCGGTTTCGCGGAGAAGCATGTCGTGCCGACGCTGTTCATCGACATCACCCACACGGCCTTCGTCATGTACTTCCTGAAGCTCGCCGTTTTCATACCCGTGATATACCTGATAGAGAAGTATTTCATCGAGGACAAGGATTTATACTACATCCTCAAGTTCGTCCTGCTCGTGCTCGGATTCGGCCCGGGCATCCGCAACACGCTTGAGCTGGTGTTCATCCATGGCTGACCTCCGGCCCCGCATACCCGGCCCTTCCAGTTTCGTGAAGTACGTGAGCGACTCGCGAACATTCATCGGCATCGTGGTCGTGCTCTTCCTCGTCTCCACGGCCGCCGGCTACGCGCTCCCGGGGACGGCGCCCTACATGGCGCAATCGCTCCTCTCCGGCCTCCAGGATAAGGCCAGCCAGCTGACAGGCCAGCCGCCGCTGATAATGGTACTGGGCATCTTCGCCAATAACACCGCGGGTGCACTGGTCGACATGATCTTCGGCCTGGCCGCCGGCGTGTTCCCGCTGTTCTTCATCGTGTCCAACGGCATGGTTATCGGCATAGTGCTGGAGATGATGGTGGCGAAGCTGGGCGCCGGCATGGGCGTGCTCGTCTTCATCGCGGGCATCCTGCCCCACGGCATCTTCGAGCTGCCGGCCATCATCCTGGCCACGGCCATCGGGCTTAAGCTGGGCTTCCACGCCATCCAGTCCCTGCTGAAGATGCAGGACCTGGTCACCGGAGAGCTCGTGAACGCCCTTCTCATATTCCTTTTCTGGATCGTCCCCATGCTGTTCATCGCGGCCGTCATCGAGACGTTCGTCACCGGCGCCCTGGTCGGCTATATGGTCTAAACATCCGTATAAAAATAAAACATAATTATATAATAGTGTAATCTATAATTTAACATACGTCTTTCCTGGAGTAGCGATGCCATTGGATGTGAGGATACCCGGCCCGAGAACATTCCTGCGGTACATCTGGGACCTGAGGCTTTACATACTGGCCGTTATCGTCATTTTCGCCCTGTTTTACGCTTTAGGCTATCTGGCCGCGATTAGCATACCGGACGTCGGCAATACGGTCGTCTCCAGCTTCAAGGGCGAGGTGGCGCCGCTGAAGGAGCAGTCGCCCGCCGGCCTCATGCTCGGGATATTCGCCAATAACGCCCTGAAGTGCCTGCTGGTCATCGTCCTCGGCCTGGCCTTCGGCATCGTGCCCGCGTTCTTCATCCTCGCCAACGGCCTCATCCTGGGCATCGTCATCGGCGTGACCATGGCCCGGACGAGCTTACTATACGTTCTGGCGGGCGTCGTGCCCCACGGCATCATCGAGCTGCCTATGGTGTTCATTTCTGCGGCGATCGGCCTGAAGCTGGGCGCAGACGTGCTCCGGGCGTTACTCGGCAAAAAGGAAGGGCTCTTCGATAAAATAAAAGAAGCCCTCGTCATCTACATCGTCTGGATCTTCCCTCTGCTGTTTTTGGCGGCCTTCGTCGAGACGTACGTCACAGGGACGATTCTCTACGTAATGTTCGGGACCCGTTAATACGGGAAACGCCTTTTTTATCAAGCTCAGCGGCCATTATAGACAAGTATAATTATTAGGAAATACATGGTAATCCAGAGTTTAAGAATAGCTTCACCGTCATTGTAAAGGAAATCGTATGGCCAATCTAGTCGATGAGATCACGAAGCTTAAGGAAACGCGCAGGGCCATCATCCTGGCCCACAACTACCAGCGGGGCGAAGTCCAGGACATCGCCGACTACGTGGGCGATTCCTTCGGGCTGAGCCAGAAGGCCGTCGAGGCCGACGCCGATGTCATCGTTTTTTGCGGCGTGGACTTCATGGCCGAGTCCGCGGCCATCCTGAACCCGGGCAAGGCCGTGCTGAACCCGGCCCCGGAGGCCGGATGCCCCATGGCCCGGATGATCACTGCGGCCGACGTCAGGGCGCTCAAGGCGCAGCACCCGGGCGCCGAAGTCGTCTGCTACGTTAACTCCAGCGCCGACGTCAAGGCCGAGAGCGACGTGTGCTGCACGTCCTCCAACGCCGTCAAGGTCGTCAACTCTCTTCCGGGAGACGAGGTCATATTCGTGCCGGATAAGAACCTGGCCGCTTACACTCAGCGGTTCACCGGCAAAGAGATCCTTCCCTGGCACGGCTACTGCCCCACCCACCAGCTCATCACGGCGGGGGACGTGCTCGTGGCAAAGATGGACCACCCGGGCGCCGAAGTGCTGGCACACCCGGAGTGCCGGCCCGAGGTCATCGACCTGGCGGATAAGGTGTTCTCCACGGACGGCATGATCAAGTACGCCCGGGAGGCAAAAAACGACCTCATCATAGGCACCGAGTCGGGCATTATCCACCGCCTGAAAAAGGAGAACCCGGGCATACGGTACTACCCGCTGTCCTCCTATACCACGTGCCCCAACATGAAGATGAACACGCTGGAGACGGTCCGGGACAGCCTGAGGGACATGAGGACGGAGATACGGATACCGGAAAATATTCGTATCCGCGCAAAAAAAGCACTGGATAGAATGCTGGAAGTGGGCAGGTAACATGGAAGAGGAACAGATCGCGAAAGGGCTCGCCGAGAAGATAGACAGGCTGGCGGCGGGCAGAGAGATCAAGATCATGCACATATGCGGCACGCACGAGTACGCCATCACAAAGAGCGGCATCCGCTCGCTCCTGCCGAAGAACGTGAAAGTTGTCATGGGCCCGGGCTGCCCGGTGTGCGTCACCCCGCAGGCCGAAATAGACGCCGTAGTCGAATTAGCGGAGCAGGGCAAGGTGATATGCACCTACGGCGACCTTTTAAGAGTCCCTGGCACGAAATCCTCCTTATATGATTCGGTGGGCGAGATCCATATCGTCCAGAGCATCAGCCAGGCCGTCGACTATGCCCGGGAACACCCGGACAAGGAGGTCGTGTTCATGGCCGTCGGCTTCGAGACCACGGCGCCCACTACGGCGGCCGTCGTCCTCGCCAGCCCCCCCGATAACTTTTCCATCCTGGTTTCCCACCGCCTGGTGCCCCCGGCCATGAAGTGGCTCTTGCAGCAGGGCGAGGCCAGCCTTTCAGGATTCCTGCTCCCCGGCCACGTCTGCACGATCAGCGGCATTGAGGAGTACGAGCAATTCCACGTGCCCCAGGTCATCGCGGGGTTCGAGCCACTGCAGGTCATGTACGGCCTGTACATGCTGGTCAAACAAATAGCTGAAGGCCGGGCCGAAGTGGAGAACGCATACGCGAGCGTCGTCAAGCGCGAGGGCAACGTCAAGGCAAAGCACATGATGGCCGAGGTCTTCGACGTGTGTGACATCGTCTGGCGGGGCTTCCCCGTCATACCCGAGAGCGGCTTTAAGCTGAAGCCCCAGTTCGAGAAGTACGACGCGCTCAGGAAGTACGGCATCACGCTCAAGCAGGGCCGGGAAACGAAGGGCTGCCTGTGTAACGAGCTTCTCCGCGGCATCAAGGAGCCCACCGACTGTAAGCTCTTCGGCAAGGCGTGCACGCCCCTGAAGCCGGTCGGCGCCTGCATGGTGTCCACCGAAGGCGCCTGCCGCATCTGGTACACGTACGGGCGCGGCGCCAAGATCGTGAAAGAGTAAATTTTCATCCCTTTTTTAGGTCATATTCCAGACTATACCTTTGTGGTAAAACCCATATCAGGACCGTAAAGCGATAAGCAAGTTAAAAAAAGGAGTAAGCGACACCCTTAGAGTGCCGCCTGATACTTTATGAATCCCCAACGGCTATACATATCGTCCAGGCAGAGGCTCAAGCTCCCCTTCGCCTCGATGACGATATAATCGTCATAGACCTGGGTATTATAGCTCTGGAAGCCCATCTTCTCCATCGCTCCCTGCAGCAGCGCCAGGTTCTGCAGGTCCGCGTCCGGTATTGTGGTATTCGTGTGTAAGATCGCGACGTACGAGTACAGGCGGTACGCCGACGTGTTTGACGGGTCGACGGGCCCGATGGCCGCATAGTACCTGTCCGAGTAGGTCAGGTTAGAAGTCGTGCCCACAGTCTCGAACGTCATCCCGCCATTGGATATCTGCTTGTACTTGAGCTCGTCGAACAGGTCCGAATAGTTCTTGTAGGCGCTCGCGTTGCTGCCGAACATCACGTTGATGACCGGCGCCACGTTCTCGATCCGGCCGCTCACAACGGGCACGGTCGAGGGCGTGTAGTAATACATCGAGTTGACCTGTTTCGCGATCACTCCGTTAATATCGTAATAGTCCGGATAGCTCGTGTTGATCTTCGAGGTCCCAAAATCTGTCAGGGACACGAACTGGTCGCTGAAGCTGCCGAAGTGCCCCGCCGGGTATATTGCGAACAGGTCCCGCTTCGGGCTAACGCCGAAGATTTGGGAAGACGGAAGCGAGCCCTTTAGCCAGATATAGCTATCGACGGCATTGCTGAGCACGGAATCGTTCTTCAGGTCCGCGTACCGCGCAAAACCCGCCCCCTGCGGGATGAGGCTGAGGCCGTCCTGGATGCCGCCGAACGCCCTGGTCGTGCTCGAGCTCTGCTCATTATTACCGATGCGGCTGGACCAGTTGCTGCTCGCCACATAGGCGACGACGGTCCCCAGCATGGTCACGACCAGAAACAGCGGTATTATCATCTTTTTCCAGTCCCTCTGCTGTTTCTTGCCCTTCTTCGAAGCGCTTTTGGCTTTTTTACCCTTATCGTTATCCTTCGCCATATAGACCTACGCCTCTAGTGTATAGAAGCCTTAAGATGGCCTTCGTATTTATATTATGCGCAGGCGAAAATAAGGATGGATAAGGACTATAAAAAAAGTAATATACGGGGCTTGCGCCCCATTTTAATCTTAAGCGTACACCGTGTTGGGCGGCGCTAAGGCGACTTCTTCCTTGTGGATGACCTTCTTGATCGCCTTCTCGAAGTCGTCGGCGCTGACCGACTTGCTGCGCCTCCTGATGGCGAACATGCCGGCCTCGGTGACGATGGACTTGATGTCGGCACCGCTGACCTCGGACATCTCCTTGAGAATCTTGGGCACGTCCACGTCGGCGTCCATGGTCATCTTCCGGGTGTGGATCTTGAAGATCGCCTCACGGCCCTTCTCATCGGGCAGGGGGATCTCGATGATACGGTCGAACCGGCCGGGCCTCAGAATGGCCGGGTCCAGCATGTCGATACGGTTCGTGGCCGCCATTATGCGCACGTTGCCCCGGTCGGTGAAGCCGTCCATCTCGGACAGGAGCTGCATCATGGTCCTGTTCACTTCGGCGCTGCCGGTGGTGCCGTCGTGCGTACGCCTTCCGCCCACGGCGTCAAGCTCGTCGATGAAGATGATGCTCGGCGCCTTGTCTCGGGCCATCTGGAACAGGTCACGCACAAGCTGGGCTCCCTCGCCGATGAACTTATGGACGAGCTCGGAGCCCGACATGCGGATAAAGGTCGATTTGGACGCATGCGCCACGGCCTTGGCCAGTAAGGTCTTGCCGGTGCCGGGAGGGCCGTACAGCAGCACGCCCCGGGGCGCCTCGATGCCCACGCTGGCGAACAGCTCGGGCTCGGTGAGGGGCAGCTCGACGGTCTCGACGACCTCGCGGATCTGGTCCTCCAGGCCGCCGATGTCCTCGTAGCTCACGCCGGGGGCCTCGATGACCTCCATGACCCTTGCCCTAACGTCGGCCGGCTTCTCCAGGATCTTAACGATGGCCAGGGAGTTATTTACCGCCACGCGGGTGCCCAGCTCCAGCTTGCCCAGGATCTCGTCCGACGGTTTCGTTAAAACCTCCTGGTTGTTGCCATGCTGGCGTAAAAGGACCATGCCGCCGTCGACGATCTCGATGACGCTGGCGATGAATAAAGGAGTCCTCCTGAGGTGGGCGACCTCCTGCTGGAGCCGCTGGATCTCCTTTAGATTATTACTATTCATGATAGTGGATTCGAAGAGCCGGGATTTGAGCTCCTCGTACTGGAGCTTGAGCAGGTCGAGCTCTTCCTGGATAGATTGCTTCTCCTTTTCGAGGGCCTGGCTCTCAGCCAGCGGCTCCGAGAAAGGTTCAGCGGGAGAATCTGTCTTCGTCATATAAATCACTTTTAACACTAGTGTCTTTTAAATCTTTTGTGGTTTCCGCTTATTTTTTCCGCCTTTATAGCGGAATATCGGTGCAGCAAATTGTTTTCTTAATCTGGGCCTGGGCGATGCGGAGGCAGTTATACGCGTTCGCGAGCCCGCTCTTCAGCGCCGGGGCGTCGCCCGTCCGCCAGTAGCTGTCCATCGCCGCCCTCGTGTCCGGGATGATGGCGTCCGGCCGGCGGGCGAGGCCGTAGTAGCTCTCCACGTAGTCGAGCTCCGCCGAGGGCAGGCTCATGTTCTCCTTGACGAAGGCGCAGGTATCGTGCCGGCGGAGCCGACCGAGCGGCCGCCTCAGCGACGCATACAGCTCCGGATGCTCATTTTTCGCGCGGGCTAATAAATAAGGCACGTCGAAGCCCTCGTCGGGCGAGTCGGAGGCGCCATAGTGGGCGGCCAGCGTGCCTCCATCGAACATATCGAGATAGGCGGCGAAATCCCGCAATATAAGCTTCTCTTCCAGCAGCGTCGGGGCGCCGGCGACGAACAATCTCGTATAGGCCTTGCTGATCGAGCTCAGGTTATTCGTGTGGGCCGCAGCTATTAAGCATATGGCTGATTCCGGGCGCGGGTAGTCCTCCCTGGAGTACGCCATCACGTCCACGGCCACCAGCACGCTGCCCACGAACTCGCCCGAGATACGCAGCGGGTCGATCTCGTACTGCAGGGTCTGGCTCATAAGTAGAGGTATAATGGCTGTGGGCAAAAACGTTACGATAATGACCGCAGTAAAAGTATTGGCATTTCCTCCGGTATATCTTTATAAGGTATCCCGCTAGTTAAGTATAATAGACCGGCGGGGTTTCGCTGGAGGCTACACGCTTGATGAGTAAGGCAAAAAACAGGGAGGACGTCGTAAAGAACATCAGCAGCAGACACTTCATTTTCACGCCTGACGGCTCGGAGATACCCCTCGACCTGACTAAGCCGGAGGAAGTCCTGAAGGCGCTGAAGGACGTGGCATGCCGGCCCCTGGAATCGTACGTCGTATCCGAGGAGCTTAAGATGCCCCCCATGAAGGAGCCGCCATCCATCAAGGCCATGCAGAGCCACGAGCTCGTCGGCTACGAGCCGTCCTCGGACTCGGGCAACTTCCGGTTCTACCCCAAAGGGTATTTAATATTCGAATTGCTGAGGGACTGGGCTTACGATATCGCCGTCAACCGGTTCAAGGCCATCCAGGTGGACTCGCCGCTGCTGTTCGACTGGGACGACCCCCAGATCAAGGAGCAGGCCGGCACGTTCCACGAGAGGCACTATACCGTTAAAACGCCCGATAACCCCGATAAGGAGTTCATCCTGCGTTTCGCGGGCGACTTCGGACTGTTCAAGATAATGAAGGACGCCACCATCAGCTACCGTAATCTGCCGCTCCGCATGTACGAGTTCAGCAACAGCTTCCGGTACGAGCGAGACGGCGAGCTGTCCGGCCTCAAGCGGCTCCGGGCATTCCACATGCCCGACATCCACTGCTTCTGCCGGGACATCGACGAGGGGTGGAACGAGTACCAGGAGCTCTACCGCAATTACGCCGACCTGTGCGACGCCTCAGGCGTCGAGTACGCCGTCGTGTTCCGCATCGTTGATTCTTTTTACCTCCAGAACAAGTCGCGGATCGCCGACCTTGTGAAGTACTCGAACATGCCGGCCTTCGTGGAAGTGCTCAGCGACATGAAGCACTACTGGGCCGTCAAGAACGAGTTCCAGGGCGTGGATTCGACGAGAAGCTGCATCCAGCTGTCGACCGTGCAGCTCGACGTCAAGGACGCCGCCGTCTACGGCATCGACTACACGGACAGCGACGGAAAGAAAAAAGGCTGCATCATCTGCCATTCGAGCATCGGCAGCATCGAGCGCTGGTACTACTCCATACTGGAGGAGGCACTGAAGAGGGAGACGCCCACGCTGCCGATCTGGCTCTCGCCCACGCAGGTACGCATCATACCAGTCTCGGAGAAGCAGCTCAACTATTGTAAGTATCTGGACATCGACGGCGTGCGCCTGGACGTGGACGACGGCGACGATACGC encodes:
- a CDS encoding HEPN domain-containing protein, translating into MRRPAKEEALRWLTQAKDEFDDAGELRKRGRFYLALFHFQQAAEKALKAYLYLGAKSTEIFRLHSIGDHAEMAFDMDPDYEKVKNAKKLDKYYFITRYPNGLPGDVPSRFFDDPEEAEEAMRLAKIVVELAERKINAST
- a CDS encoding PAS domain S-box protein; this translates as MSSGQKSGAPADSWEENWSLIENFLDLVYVVKPDGAIIFVSPQISQYGYQSEELLSRNIFEFITPDCREYVSRKFEKSLASGESFPTEFKWQGKGGQTFWVEALGRTVYDDARRPLYQVGVIRDISERKQAEEALRNSEEKFHLLADSANVGILLVQDEDIIYINRALAAIAGYTVEECKHLKYWDVMPQEKKEYIRWAGNARQQGWVGPSRSELKVIGKDGREIWLDCSWTVPILGGRPAVIVMCVDITERKRAEEALRESERKFSVLAETSSAAILVYQGKKNLYVNHAAELLSGYTKEELSSIDYFDLIHPDHLEFIKNRAFDLPKGQQVPQRYDVKVKTKSGEEKWVDVSAGFLDFMGSPAGIITAIDITENKRAEAERERLLKEVDEQYARLKAIIDALPVGLFIYDMTGAVLVQNEIAVKIWGGTAPMVKKWNEFDVYKAWRTDTDKSLKNEERATTRALKGETVIGLMLDIQRFDGLYSTILVSSAPMRDSKGSIIGAVVINQDITEIKKMEKELSEARMQAELYLDLMGHDINNMHQIALGYLELAKDTLQGEEQTLLLDKPVEVLKRSTQLIDNVRKLQKLRDGKFQTEDIDIIPLLANLQREFGAFPNKSVILNVNCHEHCLVRANELLLDIYANLITNAIKHTGDKARITLDLDIADNNGVKYCRVAVEDNGPGIPDDKKATIFNRTLKGSNKARGMGLGLYIVKSLVDSYGGKVWVEDRVVGDHTQGARFVVMIPAVEE
- a CDS encoding NAD(P)-dependent glycerol-1-phosphate dehydrogenase → MNISKHSEKWMQLPRNVIAGPGALESVGPICRSMRLKGRALIVTGRTTKGIAGDAVAESLRKNGYEADFLIVESATMENVEKAKSAAKDANAEFLLGVGGGKAIDIAKLASSQLDMYFISVPTAASHDGIASSRASIIQNGKSVSNQAEAPLCVIADTGIIMKSPYRLLASGCGDIISNYTAVLDWRLAARLRNTYISEYSAALSEMTARMVLDYARDIKPGLEESVRLVVKALVSSSVAMSIAGSSAPASGSEHKFSHMLDQIAPKPALHGEQCGVGTIMMMYLHGGDWQRIRDALKTIGAPTTAAELGIDDKYIIEALVKAHNIRPERYTILGDKDLPREAAVNIARTTKVIE
- a CDS encoding DUF63 family protein encodes the protein MDFMDIGSFIAKYFIDPIIYNEGYNVVNTLTYAIILGISLFAILKLMELLKLKIDERLIMATAPYIILGASLRNLEDVHLLSPPLSYMFITPLVYVLAFLITLAVLLICVYLERSGRAGDYSKPYFWAGIAGIVIVWGTLLLTQPVWVWWAPIVVIALAFTFTGVIYLIARRLKIGFLTMPLNVAILGAHMFDASSTFTAVDIVTGFAEKHVVPTLFIDITHTAFVMYFLKLAVFIPVIYLIEKYFIEDKDLYYILKFVLLVLGFGPGIRNTLELVFIHG
- a CDS encoding stage II sporulation protein M — translated: MADLRPRIPGPSSFVKYVSDSRTFIGIVVVLFLVSTAAGYALPGTAPYMAQSLLSGLQDKASQLTGQPPLIMVLGIFANNTAGALVDMIFGLAAGVFPLFFIVSNGMVIGIVLEMMVAKLGAGMGVLVFIAGILPHGIFELPAIILATAIGLKLGFHAIQSLLKMQDLVTGELVNALLIFLFWIVPMLFIAAVIETFVTGALVGYMV
- a CDS encoding stage II sporulation protein M yields the protein MPLDVRIPGPRTFLRYIWDLRLYILAVIVIFALFYALGYLAAISIPDVGNTVVSSFKGEVAPLKEQSPAGLMLGIFANNALKCLLVIVLGLAFGIVPAFFILANGLILGIVIGVTMARTSLLYVLAGVVPHGIIELPMVFISAAIGLKLGADVLRALLGKKEGLFDKIKEALVIYIVWIFPLLFLAAFVETYVTGTILYVMFGTR